The Corynebacterium minutissimum genome includes the window GGGTCGTAGGTATAGCCAGAACCCCAGCTGCCGACGCCGTAGTTGATGGGATAAGCCTGCGGGAAGGCCTGCTGCTCGACGTCAGCAAGCGAGGTGTCCAAGATGGACTTCCAGATCTTCGTCGGCGAGTTGGAGCCGTACATGATGCCGCCCCACTGATTAAAGATTGCGGAGGTGTTGTCGGCCGTGCCTACCCACACTGCTGTAGCCAGCTGCGGCGTGGAACCGACCATCCACGCATCCTTGTTCTGGCCCGTATCGCCCAGCTGCGTCGTACCAGTCTTGGAGGCAGACGGGCGTCCGCCAGCTAGCGCACCATTGGACCATGCGGCAATTGGCTGCATCGCGGAGATCACGTTGTTGGCCACGTTGGCGGAGACACGGCGTTCACCGCCGTCGGTCGGGTTCTCGTAGAGGACTTCGCCGGCAGCGTTTTCTACCTTTTCCACGAAGTGCGGCTGATGCCATATGCCTTGGTTGGTCAAGGTGGCCATTGCCGTCGCTATATCGAGCGGACGCGACTGGTACTGGCCCAGCACGATGCCCTCGTACGGCGTTCCACCATTTTCAGTGAGGGTCTTTTCAATCCCCGGAAGACTGCGCGGCACGCCCAACGCATGCGCCATATCCGCGGTGTCCTGCGTCTTGTTTTCCAAGTCATCCTGGAGGCGCAGGAAGGACGTGTTATAAGAATTCTTCATTGCCTCAGCGATGGAGCAGCTACCGCAGCCGGCACCCACGTCGTTGGTCACGAGCTGCGATCCAGGCAGCTGGTAGGGCGCCGAGGAGTAATAAGTATTGAGATCGATGCCCTGCTGGAGCGCTGCGGCCAGGGTCATAATCTTGAAGGTTGAACCTGTCTGCAGCGGGGAATTGGCATAATCCCAGCCGCCAGAATCATCGCCGCCATAGTAGCCGCGCACGGCACCCGTAGCCGGGTCAATGGTGACCGCCGCTGCACGTGCATCTTCCTGCAGCACTCCCAGCTCTGCATGAGCAGCATCCGTCGACGCATTCTGGACGGTCATATCAATGGTTGTCGTCACCTTCAGGCCACCAGTGGCCAGCTGATCCTCGGTGATGCCCACACGGGACAGCTCATCGATGACCTGGTTCTTGATGTGGCCATAAGCGCCTGGCGCTTCGGTGTAAGCGGAATACTCAGACGGATCGCGAGTTTCCGGGAAGACCAACTGATCGCGTTCAGCCTGATCCAGGTCACCCATCTCAACGAGGCCATCCATGACGTAGTCCCAACGAGCATGAGAACGTTCCTCATCTACCCACGGATCAAGGACAGACGGTGACTGGATAACGCCCGCGAGCAGCGCGCCTTCTTCCTTCGTGAGGTCCTTGGCGTCCTTGTTGAAGTACGCGTTGGACGCCGCTTCAATGCCATAGGCGTTGCGGCCAAAGTAGACGGTATTGAGATAAGCGTTGAGGATTTCCTCCTTGGACCACTCATTCGTCATCTTCACGGAGTAGATGAGCTCACGAATCTTGCGGACATAGGAGTATTCGTCACCCACCAGCGTGTTTTTCACATACTGCTGAGTAATGGTGGAGCCACCACCGGCGCTGCTATCGCCGGTAAGCTTGCCCAACACAGCGCGGCCGAGGCCGGTAAAGGAGAAGCCAGAGTTGGTCCAGAACTCGCGGTCTTCCGCAGCCAGAACCGAGTCCTCAACATAGTCTGGAATCTCTTCTAAGGTAACTTGGCGGCGGTTGCCTTCTGGCGGCACGAGCTTAGCCAACTGCGATTCACCATCGCGGGCAACGATGGTAGAAATCTGGCTGGGCTGCAACTCTTTGGAGTCGGGGACGTCGTACTGCGTATAGGCGTAGCCAAAAAGGGCCGCAGGTACGGCCACGATTACGAGCAGGACAACGAGCACAATCCATGGCCACCTGCGTTTTTGGCGGCGTCCGTTGTCGGAGCTCTTCTTCCTGTGGCTACTTGGCTTTCGCCGAGACGTTTCCTTTTCGGTCACTGATCCGTGTCCTCATCAATCCTGTACAGAAACTGTAAATACATGCAGCTTACCGGCGTGAACTGGGAAGCCAAAACTACCCTAAAGCATAGACCGTGGCGGCCCGAAGGAGATGATTCCAACGGCACGCCGGACATACCTCCACCGCATGGACCGTAAACTCCAGCCCCTCAGCCACCAGATCCGCAATCTCCTGCTCGCTGCGTGCGCTCCCCGCACGACGCCCCAGGCAATCGCCATAGACCCAGCGTGTGAGGCGCACTTCGTGCCCACAGATGGGGCAGGACTTATGCATATCGACGCCATGGTGCTCCGCCGCGGCGCGAAGGAGGAAATCGGCGTCGCAGAGCTCGTCACGGCTCATCCGGCCCGCGCGAAAATCACGCAGATGCTGGGCGCGTTCCCACTCATAGGAGACCTCGTTGCGATAGGCCACTGTTGTTACTTTCGCCGACACCTGAATACCTCCTTACTAAAACTCATCCTTACCAATACTCATCGCTGGCTACGACGCCGCATCTACCCGATACATTTTAGTAGGGGCTGCGACAACAATCTACGGGCCTACTCCCATAGAAGACTGGGAAGGTGTAAGCGATTCACGCTGCAAAACTAAACTTTTCAGCAAGCTAACTACCATTAGGGCACATAACTCACTAAACTTACTTTCCATGAGTGAAGAAAATATCGAATCCCCCGTACCGTACGAGGACGCCCTTGATGTTGCCCGCCAGATTCAGCCCGCACTCAACAAACTTATGTTGATTTTCCAGCGCACCACGGAGGGCACCTCCCTGACCACCTCCCAGGTGTCCATCATGAACCAACTCCGCCTGCGCGGCCCTTCCCGCGTGAGCACCATCGCCCAGGCAGAGCTGATCCGTATGCCCACCGCATCTAATGCCCTGTACCAATTGGAACGCCATGGTTTTGTGGAGCGTCACCGTGACGAGAAGGATCGCCGCGGTGTTCTCGTTGCCCTTACCCAGCTGGGCGAGTCCGAGCTGACCATCGTCTCTCGCCAGCGTGCGGCCGCTTTGGCGGAGATTCTGCGATGGCTGGAGCCGGAGGATATCAAGGATGCCGACTCCCTCGTGAACCTGATCTCCAAGCTGGCGGATGTCTACCGCCCCATCATGGAAGGAAAATAGACCTTAGAGGAGGCCTTATGCAGATTTTATTTTAAGGCCGGAGGGGTCGATAATGGAATAAACAACCCCGACACGTGTACTGAATGGTTAAGAAATCTTCACGCCCCTCTCCGGGGCTCGTAACATCAGAGGACTCACTCCCTCCGGTCCGCATCCTCGTATCCTGGAGCCCCAATTCCGCCGGCACGGAGGCTATTGACTTTGCCGCGTGGATCGCGCGCACCACGCCTACGCAGATCCGCGTCGTTTCCACCATCTCGCAACCGCTGACGGTCACCTCCTTAAGCAAGCTCAGCGGTTCCTATAAGAAGTGGTTCAAGAAGGAACGCGCTGCCTGCGAAGAGGCTGTCCGTGACGCCTTGAGTGCAGCGGGCGTGCACAAATCCCAGTGGGATAAGGACGTGTCTGTACTCGTCGCCGGCCCCTCCCGCCCACAGCTCTTGGAGGAGATGGCCCAAGAGTTCGATGCCCATGTCATCTTGTTGGGTGCCAATCAGTCCGCGCCGAAGGGCCGATTCTTCTCCGGCTCCACGGCGGATGCCCTCCTTCACTATTCTCCGCTTCCTGTCGGCTTGAGCCCGCGCAGCATTAAGCTTTCCAAGCACGGGGTCACGCGCATCAACTTCGCGTTTACCGACCGCGGCGCCGATGACGACCCAGCACTCCTCCGCGCTGCATACATGGCCCACCGCACCGGGTTACCTCTGCGGGTTCTGGCGTTTTCACCGGAGGGGCTTATCGACGTCCCTCTGGACTACTCCCCTACTTTCCCCAGTGACGCCCCCAATTGGCGCGAGTACTCGCTCTCCCTCTTGGACCGCGCCCACGATTTTATTGCGGACGCCTTCCCGGATCTTGAGGTCACCACGGCCATCGGCAACGGCAATGGCTGGTCCGGCGCAGTGGACTCACTCAAGTGGAAGAAGGGCGACCTTCTCTGCTTGGGCTCAGCGCCCATGGGTCCCTTCGCTCGCGTCTTCATAGGAAGTACCGCCACTGAACTTCTTCCACACGTGGGTGTGCCTGTACTGGTGTGCCCGACGGGCCCGGGTCCTGAGTCTTAGTTCACGCGTTAGACTGCACATCATGGCAGCTGAGCATCCTGAAAACGACCTGACGTCGGACGCGGACTACGCTAACCTGCGCCGTCCTGAGCCGCAAAGCTTCGACGAGCTGGCCGACGCCCCCGATCCCCTCACCATAGCCAAAGCCAACCGCCGCTCTTCGCGCCAGGCGCTCTGGTTCATGGTGGCTATCCTTCTGGGCTCGGCACTGTATGCAGTGCTCCTCGCTGGCATTTTCAAGCTCGCTGGCCCCGACACCAACTGCCACCCGGCGGCCTATGCCTCATGGTTGTGCACGAAGACTCAGCGAACCATTTTTGCAACCACGACGATGATCATCCCCTTCGCGGGCATGATCGGCTGCGCCGTCATCATGGTGCGCAAGCTCAAGGCGTATCTGCGCTGGCGCGGGTGGATGGCCATTTTCTGGGTCATGGCCGGCAACTTCATGCTCTGGGGCATTAACGATATTCAGATTCTCCTAGCCCCGGAACTCTAGCCCCTCCCCGCGCTTTTAGCTCTGCTTCTGGGCAGTCGCTACCTCCTTGGCGACCTCCGCGCAATCCTCGCGCCCACAATGTTGC containing:
- a CDS encoding transglycosylase domain-containing protein — its product is MTEKETSRRKPSSHRKKSSDNGRRQKRRWPWIVLVVLLVIVAVPAALFGYAYTQYDVPDSKELQPSQISTIVARDGESQLAKLVPPEGNRRQVTLEEIPDYVEDSVLAAEDREFWTNSGFSFTGLGRAVLGKLTGDSSAGGGSTITQQYVKNTLVGDEYSYVRKIRELIYSVKMTNEWSKEEILNAYLNTVYFGRNAYGIEAASNAYFNKDAKDLTKEEGALLAGVIQSPSVLDPWVDEERSHARWDYVMDGLVEMGDLDQAERDQLVFPETRDPSEYSAYTEAPGAYGHIKNQVIDELSRVGITEDQLATGGLKVTTTIDMTVQNASTDAAHAELGVLQEDARAAAVTIDPATGAVRGYYGGDDSGGWDYANSPLQTGSTFKIMTLAAALQQGIDLNTYYSSAPYQLPGSQLVTNDVGAGCGSCSIAEAMKNSYNTSFLRLQDDLENKTQDTADMAHALGVPRSLPGIEKTLTENGGTPYEGIVLGQYQSRPLDIATAMATLTNQGIWHQPHFVEKVENAAGEVLYENPTDGGERRVSANVANNVISAMQPIAAWSNGALAGGRPSASKTGTTQLGDTGQNKDAWMVGSTPQLATAVWVGTADNTSAIFNQWGGIMYGSNSPTKIWKSILDTSLADVEQQAFPQAYPINYGVGSWGSGYTYDPSQTQTWQEAPAAPEEATENGDEGQDSESHDGENHDGENHDGGGGDAPAPPEQPAQPEQPAQPDSPSIDELIDDGLNQLLGQ
- a CDS encoding DUF5318 family protein, which gives rise to MSAKVTTVAYRNEVSYEWERAQHLRDFRAGRMSRDELCDADFLLRAAAEHHGVDMHKSCPICGHEVRLTRWVYGDCLGRRAGSARSEQEIADLVAEGLEFTVHAVEVCPACRWNHLLRAATVYALG
- a CDS encoding MarR family winged helix-turn-helix transcriptional regulator, giving the protein MSEENIESPVPYEDALDVARQIQPALNKLMLIFQRTTEGTSLTTSQVSIMNQLRLRGPSRVSTIAQAELIRMPTASNALYQLERHGFVERHRDEKDRRGVLVALTQLGESELTIVSRQRAAALAEILRWLEPEDIKDADSLVNLISKLADVYRPIMEGK
- a CDS encoding universal stress protein, producing MVKKSSRPSPGLVTSEDSLPPVRILVSWSPNSAGTEAIDFAAWIARTTPTQIRVVSTISQPLTVTSLSKLSGSYKKWFKKERAACEEAVRDALSAAGVHKSQWDKDVSVLVAGPSRPQLLEEMAQEFDAHVILLGANQSAPKGRFFSGSTADALLHYSPLPVGLSPRSIKLSKHGVTRINFAFTDRGADDDPALLRAAYMAHRTGLPLRVLAFSPEGLIDVPLDYSPTFPSDAPNWREYSLSLLDRAHDFIADAFPDLEVTTAIGNGNGWSGAVDSLKWKKGDLLCLGSAPMGPFARVFIGSTATELLPHVGVPVLVCPTGPGPES